The proteins below come from a single Phocoena sinus isolate mPhoSin1 chromosome 2, mPhoSin1.pri, whole genome shotgun sequence genomic window:
- the IMP3 gene encoding U3 small nucleolar ribonucleoprotein protein IMP3, translated as MVRKLKFHEQKLLKQVDFLNWEVTDHNLHELRVLRRYRLQRREDYTRYNQLSRAVRELARRLRDLPERDPFRVRSSAALLDKLYALGLIPTRGSLELCDFVTASSFCRRRLPTVLLKLRMAQHLQAAVAFVEQGHVRVGPDVVTDPAFLVTRSMEDFVTWVDSSKIKRHVLEYNEERDDFDLEA; from the coding sequence ATGGTGCGGAAGCTTAAGTTCCACGAGCAGAAGCTGCTGAAGCAGGTGGACTTCCTGAACTGGGAGGTCACCGATCACAACTTGCACGAGCTGCGCGTGTTGCGGCGTTATCGGCTGCAACGGCGCGAGGACTACACGCGCTACAACCAGCTGAGCCGTGCTGTGCGCGAGCTGGCGCGGCGCCTGCGGGACCTGCCGGAGCGCGACCCGTTTCGCGTGCGCTCCTCGGCCGCGCTGCTGGACAAACTGTATGCTCTCGGCCTAATCCCCACGCGCGGGTCTCTGGAGCTCTGCGATTTCGTCACGGCCTCGTCCTTCTGCCGCCGCCGCCTGCCCACCGTGCTCCTTAAGCTGCGCATGGCGCAGCACCTCCAGGCCGCCGTGGCATTCGTGGAGCAGGGTCACGTGCGCGTGGGCCCCGACGTGGTCACCGACCCCGCCTTCCTTGTCACGCGCAGCATGGAGGACTTCGTCACCTGGGTTGACTCATCCAAGATCAAGCGGCACGTGCTGGAGTACAATGAGGAGCGTGATGACTTCGATCTGGAAGCCTAG